Proteins found in one Canis aureus isolate CA01 chromosome 19, VMU_Caureus_v.1.0, whole genome shotgun sequence genomic segment:
- the HEMK1 gene encoding MTRF1L release factor glutamine methyltransferase isoform X1, protein MELGGRMLWALLSGPGRRGGTRGWAFSSWQPHLPLAGLLNAKELVRHWTAVFEKRGIPEAQASSEYIVAHVLGAKTFQSLRPELWTQPLTPWQLQCIQELSSRRLQRMPVQYILGEWDFQGLSLKMAPPVFIPRPETEELVEWVLEEVAQSPCAMGTQDGPLILEVGCGSGAISLSLLSQLPQSRVIAVDKGEAAICLTEENAQRLRLLDRIRIVPLDVTLEGSWAHLLPWGPVDLVVSNPPYVFHQDMEQLAPEIRSYEDPLALDGGEEGMDIIIHILALARWLLKDSGSIFLEVDPRHPELVGNWLQSQPDLSLDLVAMRRDFCGRPRFLHIQRSGPQRGCPADAWPGPQPARVPG, encoded by the exons ATGGAGCTTGGGGGCCGAATGCTCTGGGCCCTCCTGTCtggccctgggaggaggggagggaccaGGGGCTGGGCCTTCAGCTCATGGCAACCCCATCTGCCTCTGGCTGGGTTGTTGAATGCCAAAGAACTGGTCAGGCACTGGACTGCAGTCTTTGagaagagggggatccctgaggCCCAGGCATCCAGTGAGTACATCGTGGCTCATGTCCTTGGAGCCAAAACA TTTCAGAGCCTGAGGCCAGAACTTTGGACACAGCCCCTGACCCCTTGGCAGTTGCAGTGCATCCAGGAGCTAAGTAGCCGCCGATTGCAAAG GATGCCTGTGCAGTACATCCTGGGTGAATGGGACTTTCAAGGGCTCAGTCTGAAGATGGCCCCCCCAGTGTTCATTCCTCGCCCGGAAACTGAG GAGTTGGTTGAGTGGGTGCTAGAGGAGGTAGCCCAGAGTCCCTGTGCAATGGGAACCCAAGATGGCCCCCTCATCCTGGAGGTGGGCTGTGGATCGGGAGCGATCTCCCTCAGTCTACTGAGTCAGCTTCCCCAG AGCCGAGTCATTGCTGTGGATAAAGGAGAAGCTGCCATCTGTCTTACCGAGGAGAATGCTCAGAG GCTTCGGTTGCTGGACAGAATTCGGATTGTCCCCCTCGATGTGACCTTAG AAGGGAGCTGGGCGCAcctcctgccctggggccccgtgGACCTGGTTGTCAGCAACCCTCCCTACGTCTTCCACCAGGACATGGAGCAGCTGGCCCCTGAGATCCGCAG CTATGAAGACCCACTAGCCTTggatggtggggaggagggcatggACATCATTATCCACATCTTGGCCCTGGCACGTTGGCTCCTGAAGGACTCTGG GAGCATCTTCTTAGAAGTGGACCCAAGACACCCAGAGCTTGTTGGCAACTGGCTTCAGAGCCAGCCTGACTTGTCCCTTGATCTCGTGGCTATGCGCAGAGACTTCTGTGGGAG GCCCCGGTTCCTGCATATCCAGAGGTCTGGGCCACAACGTGGCTGCCCTGCAGATGCCtggccagggccccagcctgccAGAGTGCCTGGCTGA
- the HEMK1 gene encoding MTRF1L release factor glutamine methyltransferase isoform X4, translating to MPVQYILGEWDFQGLSLKMAPPVFIPRPETEELVEWVLEEVAQSPCAMGTQDGPLILEVGCGSGAISLSLLSQLPQSRVIAVDKGEAAICLTEENAQRLRLLDRIRIVPLDVTLEGSWAHLLPWGPVDLVVSNPPYVFHQDMEQLAPEIRSYEDPLALDGGEEGMDIIIHILALARWLLKDSGSIFLEVDPRHPELVGNWLQSQPDLSLDLVAMRRDFCGRPRFLHIQRSGPQRGCPADAWPGPQPARVPG from the exons ATGCCTGTGCAGTACATCCTGGGTGAATGGGACTTTCAAGGGCTCAGTCTGAAGATGGCCCCCCCAGTGTTCATTCCTCGCCCGGAAACTGAG GAGTTGGTTGAGTGGGTGCTAGAGGAGGTAGCCCAGAGTCCCTGTGCAATGGGAACCCAAGATGGCCCCCTCATCCTGGAGGTGGGCTGTGGATCGGGAGCGATCTCCCTCAGTCTACTGAGTCAGCTTCCCCAG AGCCGAGTCATTGCTGTGGATAAAGGAGAAGCTGCCATCTGTCTTACCGAGGAGAATGCTCAGAG GCTTCGGTTGCTGGACAGAATTCGGATTGTCCCCCTCGATGTGACCTTAG AAGGGAGCTGGGCGCAcctcctgccctggggccccgtgGACCTGGTTGTCAGCAACCCTCCCTACGTCTTCCACCAGGACATGGAGCAGCTGGCCCCTGAGATCCGCAG CTATGAAGACCCACTAGCCTTggatggtggggaggagggcatggACATCATTATCCACATCTTGGCCCTGGCACGTTGGCTCCTGAAGGACTCTGG GAGCATCTTCTTAGAAGTGGACCCAAGACACCCAGAGCTTGTTGGCAACTGGCTTCAGAGCCAGCCTGACTTGTCCCTTGATCTCGTGGCTATGCGCAGAGACTTCTGTGGGAG GCCCCGGTTCCTGCATATCCAGAGGTCTGGGCCACAACGTGGCTGCCCTGCAGATGCCtggccagggccccagcctgccAGAGTGCCTGGCTGA
- the HEMK1 gene encoding MTRF1L release factor glutamine methyltransferase isoform X2 codes for MELGGRMLWALLSGPGRRGGTRGWAFSSWQPHLPLAGLLNAKELVRHWTAVFEKRGIPEAQASSEYIVAHVLGAKTFQSLRPELWTQPLTPWQLQCIQELSSRRLQRMPVQYILGEWDFQGLSLKMAPPVFIPRPETESRVIAVDKGEAAICLTEENAQRLRLLDRIRIVPLDVTLEGSWAHLLPWGPVDLVVSNPPYVFHQDMEQLAPEIRSYEDPLALDGGEEGMDIIIHILALARWLLKDSGSIFLEVDPRHPELVGNWLQSQPDLSLDLVAMRRDFCGRPRFLHIQRSGPQRGCPADAWPGPQPARVPG; via the exons ATGGAGCTTGGGGGCCGAATGCTCTGGGCCCTCCTGTCtggccctgggaggaggggagggaccaGGGGCTGGGCCTTCAGCTCATGGCAACCCCATCTGCCTCTGGCTGGGTTGTTGAATGCCAAAGAACTGGTCAGGCACTGGACTGCAGTCTTTGagaagagggggatccctgaggCCCAGGCATCCAGTGAGTACATCGTGGCTCATGTCCTTGGAGCCAAAACA TTTCAGAGCCTGAGGCCAGAACTTTGGACACAGCCCCTGACCCCTTGGCAGTTGCAGTGCATCCAGGAGCTAAGTAGCCGCCGATTGCAAAG GATGCCTGTGCAGTACATCCTGGGTGAATGGGACTTTCAAGGGCTCAGTCTGAAGATGGCCCCCCCAGTGTTCATTCCTCGCCCGGAAACTGAG AGCCGAGTCATTGCTGTGGATAAAGGAGAAGCTGCCATCTGTCTTACCGAGGAGAATGCTCAGAG GCTTCGGTTGCTGGACAGAATTCGGATTGTCCCCCTCGATGTGACCTTAG AAGGGAGCTGGGCGCAcctcctgccctggggccccgtgGACCTGGTTGTCAGCAACCCTCCCTACGTCTTCCACCAGGACATGGAGCAGCTGGCCCCTGAGATCCGCAG CTATGAAGACCCACTAGCCTTggatggtggggaggagggcatggACATCATTATCCACATCTTGGCCCTGGCACGTTGGCTCCTGAAGGACTCTGG GAGCATCTTCTTAGAAGTGGACCCAAGACACCCAGAGCTTGTTGGCAACTGGCTTCAGAGCCAGCCTGACTTGTCCCTTGATCTCGTGGCTATGCGCAGAGACTTCTGTGGGAG GCCCCGGTTCCTGCATATCCAGAGGTCTGGGCCACAACGTGGCTGCCCTGCAGATGCCtggccagggccccagcctgccAGAGTGCCTGGCTGA
- the HEMK1 gene encoding MTRF1L release factor glutamine methyltransferase isoform X3: MPKNWSGTGLQSLRRGGSLRPRHPFQSLRPELWTQPLTPWQLQCIQELSSRRLQRMPVQYILGEWDFQGLSLKMAPPVFIPRPETEELVEWVLEEVAQSPCAMGTQDGPLILEVGCGSGAISLSLLSQLPQSRVIAVDKGEAAICLTEENAQRLRLLDRIRIVPLDVTLEGSWAHLLPWGPVDLVVSNPPYVFHQDMEQLAPEIRSYEDPLALDGGEEGMDIIIHILALARWLLKDSGSIFLEVDPRHPELVGNWLQSQPDLSLDLVAMRRDFCGRPRFLHIQRSGPQRGCPADAWPGPQPARVPG, from the exons ATGCCAAAGAACTGGTCAGGCACTGGACTGCAGTCTTTGagaagagggggatccctgaggCCCAGGCATCCA TTTCAGAGCCTGAGGCCAGAACTTTGGACACAGCCCCTGACCCCTTGGCAGTTGCAGTGCATCCAGGAGCTAAGTAGCCGCCGATTGCAAAG GATGCCTGTGCAGTACATCCTGGGTGAATGGGACTTTCAAGGGCTCAGTCTGAAGATGGCCCCCCCAGTGTTCATTCCTCGCCCGGAAACTGAG GAGTTGGTTGAGTGGGTGCTAGAGGAGGTAGCCCAGAGTCCCTGTGCAATGGGAACCCAAGATGGCCCCCTCATCCTGGAGGTGGGCTGTGGATCGGGAGCGATCTCCCTCAGTCTACTGAGTCAGCTTCCCCAG AGCCGAGTCATTGCTGTGGATAAAGGAGAAGCTGCCATCTGTCTTACCGAGGAGAATGCTCAGAG GCTTCGGTTGCTGGACAGAATTCGGATTGTCCCCCTCGATGTGACCTTAG AAGGGAGCTGGGCGCAcctcctgccctggggccccgtgGACCTGGTTGTCAGCAACCCTCCCTACGTCTTCCACCAGGACATGGAGCAGCTGGCCCCTGAGATCCGCAG CTATGAAGACCCACTAGCCTTggatggtggggaggagggcatggACATCATTATCCACATCTTGGCCCTGGCACGTTGGCTCCTGAAGGACTCTGG GAGCATCTTCTTAGAAGTGGACCCAAGACACCCAGAGCTTGTTGGCAACTGGCTTCAGAGCCAGCCTGACTTGTCCCTTGATCTCGTGGCTATGCGCAGAGACTTCTGTGGGAG GCCCCGGTTCCTGCATATCCAGAGGTCTGGGCCACAACGTGGCTGCCCTGCAGATGCCtggccagggccccagcctgccAGAGTGCCTGGCTGA